A single window of Malus sylvestris chromosome 5, drMalSylv7.2, whole genome shotgun sequence DNA harbors:
- the LOC126624756 gene encoding beta-galactosidase 13-like → MVVSRTFLWISFVLLVVSDSLVYANVKKPAAAADGVALGDLVEGEDPVVEKRDKKKLEVGEVTYDGRSIMINGKREIFFSGSIHYPRSTVDMWPDLLRKAKQGGLNVIQTYVFWNLHEPVKGKWNFEGNADLVKFIRLIQENNMYVTLRVGPFIQAEWNHGGLPYWLREEPNIVFRSDNPTYKQHMEAFVVKIMKMMKDEKLFAPQGGPIILAQVENEYTHVQRAYRELGDSYVQWAAKMALAQNVGVPWIMCKQKDAPDPVINTCNGRHCGDTFPGPNKPHKPSLWTENWTAQYRVFGDPPSQRSAEDIAFSVARFFSKDGTLTNYYMYHGGTNFGRTSSIFTTTRYYDEAPLDEYGLQREPKWGHLKDLHKALNLCKKSLLAGAPGVLKLGKETEARFYEKPGTDICVAFLANNHSKLETSVTWRGQDYFLPPHSISILPDCKTVVFNSQQIVSQHNTRNFVRSKAAKKLNWEMSPEPIPTVVQVPVNQKKPQELYHLLKDATDYGWFTTSLDLGPYDLPMKDSIRPVIRIPSLGHAMGVFVNGEYIGTEHGSHAEKGFVFEKPVTFKQGLNYISLLCMTVGLPDSGAYMEHRYAGPRTITVLGLNTGTIDLSQNGWGHRVGLNGENLQVFTEKGAQKVQWTKAAGKGRALTWYKTYFDAPEGKDPVAIRMTGMGKGMVWVNGLSIGRHWMSFLSPLGQPTQAEYHIPRSFIKPGKNFLVVLEEQDADPKDIEILTVNRDTICSMSSQMHPPHVNAFERKGGKFQIVAGISAATAQLKCPNYKKIVAVEFASFGTPEGVCGTYAIGSCDAPGTKKIVEEKCLGKTACTVPSDPGLFFKVDPCPTVKIKRLAIQVLCSH, encoded by the exons ATGGTGGTGTCAAGGACTTTTCTGTGgatttcttttgttcttttggtgGTCTCGGACAGTCTAGTTTATGCCAACGTTAAGAAGCCGGCTGCTGCTGCAGATGGGGTAGCATTGGGGGACTTGGTGGAAGGGGAAGATCCAGTTGTTGAAAAGAGAGACAAGAAGAAACTTGAAGTCGGGGAGGTGACATATGATGGCAGGTCCATCATGATCAACGGAAAACGCGAGATTTTCTTTTCTGGTTCAATTCATTATCCACGGAGCACAGTGGAT ATGTGGCCTGATCTTCTCAGGAAGGCAAAACAGGGAGGTTTGAATGTGATTCAAACTTATGTCTTTTGGAACCTTCATGAGCCTGTGAAAGGCAAG TGGAATTTCGAGGGAAACGCCGATTTGGTGAAGTTCATCAGGCTGATTCAGGAGAACAATATGTATGTCACCCTCAGGGTAGGGCCATTCATCCAAGCCGAATGGAACCACGG AGGGCTTCCATATTGGCTGAGGGAGGAACCGAACATAGTTTTCCGTTCGGATAATCCAACATACAAG CAACACATGGAGGCATTCGTGGTTAAGAtaatgaagatgatgaaagaTGAGAAGCTATTTGCTCCACAGGGAGGTCCAATCATCTTAGCTCAG GTTGAAAATGAGTACACTCATGTCCAGCGTGCATATAGAGAGTTGGGGGACAGTTATGTGCAGTGGGCAGCAAAAATGGCACTTGCGCAGAACGTCGGTGTGCCATGGATCATGTGCAAACAGAAGGATGCTCCTGATCCAGTC ATTAATACTTGCAATGGAAGGCACTGTGGAGACACTTTTCCAGGCCCTAATAAGCCTCACAAGCCTTCTCTATGGACTGAGAACTGGACTGCTCA GTACAGAGTATTTGGTGATCCTCCTTCACAAAGATCAGCAGAAGACATTGCGTTTTCAGTTGCTCGATTTTTCTCCAAGGATGGAACCCTAACCAACTACTATATG TACCATGGTGGAACAAACTTTGGAAGAACAAGTTCTATTTTCACAACAACTCGATACTATGATGAAGCACCTCTTGATGAATATG GTTTGCAAAGGGAGCCGAAATGGGGTCACCTCAAGGACTTGCACAAGGCTTTGAATCTATGCAAGAAGTCTTTGTTAGCAGGAGCTCCTGGAGTCCTCAAGTTGGGCAAAGAAACCGAG GCTCGTTTCTATGAGAAGCCTGGAACAGACATATGTGTTGCTTTCCTGGCAAACAACCACTCAAAACTCGAAACAAGTGTCACTTGGCGTGGGCAGGATTATTTCCTGCCACCACATTCTATTAGCATCCTCCCAGACTGCAAGACCGTGGTCTTTAATTCTCAGCAGATTGTGTCACAGCATAATACGAGGAACTTTGTTCGATCAAAGGCTGCTAAAAAACTCAACTGGGAAATGTCTCCAGAACCAATTCCAACCGTTGTGCAGGTACCAGTGAATCAAAAGAAACCACAGGAACTTTACCACTTGCTCAAAGATGCCACAGACTATGGATGGTTTACCACTAG CCTTGACCTAGGTCCATATGACTTGCCGATGAAGGATTCTATTCGCCCGGTTATCCGAATCCCAAGTCTTGGTCACGCAATGGGCGTATTCGTCAATGGTGAATATATCG GAACCGAACACGGAAGCCACGCGGAGAAGGGATTTGTCTTCGAGAAACCTGTCACATTCAAGCAAGGGCTCAACTACATCTCATTGCTTTGCATGACAGTGGGACTCCCA GATAGTGGAGCATACATGGAGCACAGATACGCCGGACCCCGAACCATAACAGTCCTGGGATTGAACACAGGAACAATTGATCTCTCACAAAATGGCTGGGGACATAGG GTTGGCTTGAATGGCGAAAACTTACAAGTGTTCACTGAGAAGGGAGCGCAGAAAGTCCAATGGACTAAAGCTGCAGGCAAAGGAAGGGCTCTCACATGGTACAAG ACATATTTTGATGCTCCTGAAGGGAAAGACCCCGTTGCTATCCGGATGACTGGAATGGGAAAGGGAATGGTTTGGGTGAATGGTTTAAGCATCGGGCGGCACTGGATGTCCTTCCTCTCTCCGCTTGGACAACCTACTCAAGCCGA GTACCAtattcctagatctttcatcaaGCCGGGCAAAAATTTCCTTGTTGTATTGGAGGAACAGGATGCTGACCCTAAAGACATTGAGATCCTAACGGTCAACAGAGACACAATCTGTTCCATGAGTTCACAGATGCATCCTCCACACGTTAATGCATTCGAAAGAAAGGGAGGCAAGTTCCAAATTGTCGCAGGCATCTCTGCCGCAACTGCTCAACTCAAGTGTCCAAACTACAAAAAGATTGTTGCTGTGGAGTTCGCAAGCTTCGGTACTCCTGAAGGCGTATGTGGAACTTACGCCATTGGCAGCTGTGATGCTCCGGGAACCAAAAAGATCGTTGAAGAG AAGTGCTTAGGAAAGACTGCATGTACAGTCCCCAGTGACCCCGGGCTTTTCTTCAAAGTTGATCCTTGCCCAACTGTCAAGATCAAGAGACTTGCGATCCAAGTATTGTGTTCCCACTAA